A part of Chanos chanos chromosome 9, fChaCha1.1, whole genome shotgun sequence genomic DNA contains:
- the LOC115821036 gene encoding tripartite motif-containing protein 35-like: MASQSRVSEEDFSCPVCCDGLKDPVLLSCSHSVCKVCLQQFWKKKTSKECPVCRRRSSKAKPPLSLVLMNTREAYLQEKSPKTSSGSEELCSLHSEKLKLFCLDDEQPACLVCQTSEKHTNHRFCPVDEVAPGYREELRYALKHLQEKIKVFLKVQQNYHKSAEYIKIQAQHTETQIRKEFEKLHQFLQDEETVRITALREEEEQKSQMMKEKIEEMSREISSFSDKIRAIEEELGTNDVLLLMNFKSTMKRAQCTPQDPEMVSGALINVAKHLGNLKFRVWEKMQDIIQYTPVTLDPNTAAPWLILSEDLTSLCGSKDKQQIPDNPERFDFHPCVLGSEGFNSGTHCWDVDVGDNTEWALGVTTESNQRKGDTFFDTGVWCVEFDHGQYESKASGGSWTPLTVNNKLQRIRVELDWDRGKLSFSDPINNTHLHTFKHTFTERMFPCIANGYNHSPLRVLPVKCCLIVKQHS; this comes from the exons ATGGCCTCTCAATCAAGAGTCTCAGAAGAggatttctcctgtcctgtgtgctgtgatggCTTAAAGgatcctgttctcctgtcatgCAGTCACAGCGTCTGCaaagtctgtctgcagcagttctggaagaaaaaaacttccAAGGAGTGTCCTGTCTGCAGGAGAAGATCTTCAAAAGCAAAGCCTCCCCTTAGCCTTGTGTTAATGAACACACGCGAGGCGTATTTACAGGAAAAATCTCCAAAAActtcatcagggtctgaggaactctgcagtctgcacagtgagaaactcaaactgttCTGTCTGGATGATGAACAACCTGCATGTTTGGTTTGTCaaacttcagaaaaacacacaaaccacagattcTGTCCAGTAGATGAGGTTGCTCCTGGTTACAGG GAGGAATTGAGGTATGCACTAAAGCACTTACAGGAAAAAATTAAAGTCTTTCTAAAAGTTCAGCAAAACTATCATAAATCAGCAGAGTACATTAAG ATCCAGgcccaacacacagagacacagattaggaaagagtttgagaaacttcaccagtttctacaagatgaagagacagtcaggataactgcactgagagaggaagaggagcagaagagtcagatgatgaaggagaagattgaggagatgagtagagagatatcatctttttcagacaaaatcagagccatagaagagGAGTTAGGCACCAATGATGTTTTACTCTTGATG AACTTCAAGAGCACAATGAAAAG agcccagtgcacaccgcaggatccagagatggtttcaggagcactgatcaatgtggcaaagcacctgggcaacctgaagttcagagtgtgggagaagatgcaggacattaTTCAGTACA ctcccgTGactctggaccccaacactgcagcaccatggctcatcctgtctgaggatctgaccagtttGTGTGGCAGTAAAGATAAACAGcagattcctgataatccagagagatttgatttcCATCCATGTGTGTTGGGTTCCGagggctttaactcagggacacactgctgggatgttgatgttggagACAATACTGAATGGGCCCTGGGcgtgaccacagagtcaaaccagaggaagggagacaCATTCTTTGATACTGGTGTCTGGTGTGTTGAGTTTGATCATGGTCAGTATGAATCAAAGGCCTCAGGAGGGTCATGGactccactgacagtgaataataaactccagaggatcagagtggaactggactgggacagaggaaaactctcattctctgatcctataaataacacacacctacacaccttcaaacacacttttactgaAAGAATGTTTCCGTGCATTGCTAATGGCTATAATCACTCTCCTCTGAGGGTCTTACCAGTGAAGTGTTGCTTGATAGTGAAACAGCACAGTTAG